The Chelonoidis abingdonii isolate Lonesome George chromosome 21, CheloAbing_2.0, whole genome shotgun sequence genome contains a region encoding:
- the PLEKHM1 gene encoding pleckstrin homology domain-containing family M member 1 isoform X2, with the protein MHSSHTTENGPDPKVVIQLIRKQLVSSIKGLQKQYVTSDAVVTSDAEDANALCCALEAVFVHGLKAKYIKTEAGGKGKKPGGRAPLPQPVFWGLLKTITHRNIILELEQLSFISTDVGLCRAWLRLALNDGLMECYLKLLLQEKSRLPEYYQTSALLLDAEECEFLLSFLQGLTSLTFELSYKSAVLNEWTVTPLSLSGLCPVSELQEHLTSSSSESQRKESLGLVSRSSGSDDIEVQHSILPLSKNENQSKLTCSTLSLNTTSSSQLSSSLGSDGILQANCTTSPDRCEEPLLCDSDLGAANAEDLDRSLQEVLSEFSKVQQVSERTEEPLLPNLLVPAPLQPALPPAVSRASHLHLNVTAESTLCSAPLPDTDNPQSICVDDLAKATKISDPPSHVTGIQLLSQPIITHSGAADKDSSEQLYIVNPEDKDGTSEINGHKESQEDLSPVTEFFLSPATACPKRRSWISEDDFYRPSPEGSSKGLTDSYGSSLEGAREGQSTELISALDLEGPCLSSSKTGKPKPSPDQEQKGFHVVHRRQIGLSNPFRGLLKLGSLEKRGTMGLWKEFFCELSPLEFRLFLDHEERIYSENYSLLRCESLGLVHSDGRFELVFSGKKLCLRAPSRDEAEDWLDRIHEALHKCRPQQEEEWETLDCPEDDLEGHTAGVLLSDSAALLHYNNTAGNAYDWTSSLAPELDAIKESVLYMDVDKAWAPFIFSLSLEALKCFKVKNHEKILSNSYGIETIQDILPDTSLGGPAFFKVITSKAILKLQAESADAAAAWSGLVRRVLTSYLETAEEALTLGGNLDGNSQAILKNTVKENGFFLQYLVAIPMEKGLDSQSFICAGCSRQIGLSFVKPKLCAFSGLYYCDSCHQDDESVIPSRLIHNWDLTKRVVCRQALKFLNQIRNQPLINLKLVNESLYAHVERMSLICRSRERLKLLGDYLTMCRSGALKELSKRLDHRDYLLESPHKYSVTDLRQMQRLQNCLPQVLSRQHEILPPLRTPAEIPATIASRHPRGTKYVVSSFSQMDSTQGFAHLDTAEEGKRERTPSAIQS; encoded by the exons AAACATCATTTTAGAGCTGGAACAGTTAAGTTTTATCAGCACTGACGTGGGGCTCTGCCGTGCCTGGTTAAGGCTTGCCTTGAACGATGGCCTCATGGAGTGTTATTTGAAGTTACTGCTACAAGAGAAGTCCAGGCTGCCTGAGTATTATCAGACATCAGCCCTGCTGCTAGATGCAGAGGAATGTGAATTTCTGCTTAGCTTCTTGCAGGGGTTAACTTCCCTGACCTTCGAACTGTCCTATAAATCAGCAGTTTTAAATGAATGGACTGTAACTCCCTTGTCCCTGTCTGGTCTGTGTCCTGTTTCGGAGCTGCAGGAGCATCTAACATCCTCTAGTTCTGAATCCCAGAGAAAGGAGTCCCTGGGTTTGGTCTCACGTTCTTCGGGATCTGATGATATTGAAGTTCAGCACAGCATATTGCCCCTCAGTAAAAATGAGAACCAAAGTAAACTTACGTGCTCCACGTTAAGCCTTAACACTACGAGTTCATCCCAGCTGTcctccagcctgggctctgatGGCATCCTGCAGGCCAACTGCACTACAAGTCCTGATAGATGTGAGGAACCCCTCTTATGTGACTCTGATTTAGGGGCAGCAAATGCAGAGGATTTAGACAGATCTCTGCAAGA GGTATTGTCTGAATTCAGCAAAGTACAACAAGTCTCTGAACGTACAGAAGAACCGCTCCTTCCTAATCTATTGGTGCCTGCCCCATTGCAGCCCGCActtcctcctgctgtctccaGAGCCTCTCACCTGCATTTAAATGTAACAGCGGAGAGCACTCTTTGTTCTGCACCGCTTCCTGACACAGATAACCCACAGTCCATCTGTGTGGACGATCTAGCTAAAGCCACCAAGATATCAGATCCTCCTTCACATGTTACAGGAATCCAGTTATTGTCTCAGCCAATCATAACACACAGTGGTGCAGCAGACAAAGATTCATCCGAACAGCTTTATATTGTTAACCCAGAAGATAAAGATGGAACCAGTGAGATAAATGGTCATAAGGAAAGCCAAGAGGATCTCAGCCCAGTGACAGAATTCTTTCTTTCACCAGCAACAGCTTGTCCA aaaagaagGAGCTGGATATCAGAAGATGATTTCTACAGGCCTTCTCCAGAAGGGAGCAGTAAAGGCCTAACTGATTCTTATGGGTCCTCTCTTGAGGGGGCCAGAGAAGGCCAGTCCACAGAACTGATCAGTGCACTTGATTTGGAGGGACCCTGCTTATCCTCTTCAAAGACTGGGAAGCCCAAGCCATCCCCTGACCAGGAACAAAAGGGCTTCCATGTTGTTCATCGCAGGCAGATCG GTCTTTCCAATCCGTTCCGAGGCCTCCTGAAGCTGGGCAGTCTGGAGAAGAGGGGAACAATGGGCCTCTGGAAAGAGTTCTTCTGTGAGTTATCCCCACTGGAGTTCCGCCTCTTCCTGGACCACGAAGAGCGAATTTACAGTGAGAATTACTCTCTGCTGCGATGCGAGTCGCTGGGGCTGGTTCACAGTGATGGCCGGTTTGAGCTGGTGTTTTCTGGTAAGAAACTGTGCTTACGAGCTCCTTCCCGAGATGAAGCTGAGGACTGGCTAGACAGGATACATGAGGCTCTACACAAGTGTCGGCCTCAGCAGGAGGAGGAATGGGAGACACTTGACTGTCCAGAAGACGACCTTGAAGGACACACAGCTGGAGTGTTGCTCAGTGATTCAGCTGCTTTGCTCCATTACAACAACACAGCTGGAAATGCCTATGATTGGACGTCTTCTCTTGCACCAGAATTAGATGCCATTAAAGAATCGGTTCTTTATATGGATGTAGATAAAGCTTGggctccttttattttttccttgtcGTTAGAagctttaaaatgctttaaagtaaaaaaccatgaaaaaataTTAAGCAATAGCTATGGAATAGAGACAATCCAAGACATTCTTCCCGACACAAGTCTTGGTGGGCCTGCATTTTTCAAGGTGATAACCTCTAAAGCCATCTTGAAGCTGCAAGCTGAGAGTGCTGATGCCGCCGCAGCATGGAGTGGGCTTGTTCGTAGAGTATTAACCTCATATCTTGAAACTGCAGAGGAAGCGCTGACACTTGGTGGCAATTTGGATGGGAATTCTCAGGCAATCTTGAAAAACACTGTAaaggaaaatggctttttcttACAATATCTGGTGGCCATCCCCATGGAGAAAGGACTGGACTCCCAGAGTTTCATATGTGCAG GTTGTTCCAGACAGATCGGACTCAGTTTTGTGAAACCCAAGCTTTGTGCATTCTCTGGCCTCTATTACTGTGACAGCTGCCATCAGGACGACGAGTCTGTGATTCCATCGCGCCTTATCCACAACTGGGACTTGACTAAAAGAGTG gTTTGTCGACAAGCTTTAAAATTTCTGAATCAAATCCGCAATCAACCTTTAATTAATCTGAAATTGGTGAACGAAAGCCTGTATGCTCACGTGGAGAGGATGAGTCTTATCTGTAGAAGCAGAGAACGGCTGAAACTACTTGGCGATTACCTTACAATGTGTCGCAGTGGGGCCCTGAAAGAGCTTAGCAAACG actTGATCATCGGGACTATCTATTGGAATCACCCCATAAATACAGTGTAACTGATCTGAGACAG ATGCAGAGATTGCAAAACTGTCTTCCACAAGTGCTGTCAAGACAGCATGAAATCTTGCCCCCGCTGCGAACGCCGGCAGAAATACCAGCAACAATTGCAAGCAGACATCCTCGTGGAACCAAATATGTAGTGAGCAGCTTCTCACAGATGGACTCTACACAGGGCTTTGCTCATCtggacactgcagaggaagggaaaagggagcGTACACCAAGTGCCATTCAGTCCTAG
- the PLEKHM1 gene encoding pleckstrin homology domain-containing family M member 1 isoform X1, whose protein sequence is MHSSHTTENGPDPKVVIQLIRKQLVSSIKGLQKQYVTSDAVVTSDAEDANALCCALEAVFVHGLKAKYIKTEAGGKGKKPGGRAPLPQPVFWGLLKTITHRNIILELEQLSFISTDVGLCRAWLRLALNDGLMECYLKLLLQEKSRLPEYYQTSALLLDAEECEFLLSFLQGLTSLTFELSYKSAVLNEWTVTPLSLSGLCPVSELQEHLTSSSSESQRKESLGLVSRSSGSDDIEVQHSILPLSKNENQSKLTCSTLSLNTTSSSQLSSSLGSDGILQANCTTSPDRCEEPLLCDSDLGAANAEDLDRSLQEVLSEFSKVQQVSERTEEPLLPNLLVPAPLQPALPPAVSRASHLHLNVTAESTLCSAPLPDTDNPQSICVDDLAKATKISDPPSHVTGIQLLSQPIITHSGAADKDSSEQLYIVNPEDKDGTSEINGHKESQEDLSPVTEFFLSPATACPKRRSWISEDDFYRPSPEGSSKGLTDSYGSSLEGAREGQSTELISALDLEGPCLSSSKTGKPKPSPDQEQKGFHVVHRRQIGLSNPFRGLLKLGSLEKRGTMGLWKEFFCELSPLEFRLFLDHEERIYSENYSLLRCESLGLVHSDGRFELVFSGKKLCLRAPSRDEAEDWLDRIHEALHKCRPQQEEEWETLDCPEDDLEGHTAGVLLSDSAALLHYNNTAGNAYDWTSSLAPELDAIKESVLYMDVDKAWAPFIFSLSLEALKCFKVKNHEKILSNSYGIETIQDILPDTSLGGPAFFKVITSKAILKLQAESADAAAAWSGLVRRVLTSYLETAEEALTLGGNLDGNSQAILKNTVKENGFFLQYLVAIPMEKGLDSQSFICAGCSRQIGLSFVKPKLCAFSGLYYCDSCHQDDESVIPSRLIHNWDLTKRVVCRQALKFLNQIRNQPLINLKLVNESLYAHVERMSLICRSRERLKLLGDYLTMCRSGALKELSKRLDHRDYLLESPHKYSVTDLRQIADGIFEVYLQSLIQFASHHVYNCDLCTQRGFICQICNHSSIIFPFEFDTTTRCRDCKTVFHKCCQDSMKSCPRCERRQKYQQQLQADILVEPNM, encoded by the exons AAACATCATTTTAGAGCTGGAACAGTTAAGTTTTATCAGCACTGACGTGGGGCTCTGCCGTGCCTGGTTAAGGCTTGCCTTGAACGATGGCCTCATGGAGTGTTATTTGAAGTTACTGCTACAAGAGAAGTCCAGGCTGCCTGAGTATTATCAGACATCAGCCCTGCTGCTAGATGCAGAGGAATGTGAATTTCTGCTTAGCTTCTTGCAGGGGTTAACTTCCCTGACCTTCGAACTGTCCTATAAATCAGCAGTTTTAAATGAATGGACTGTAACTCCCTTGTCCCTGTCTGGTCTGTGTCCTGTTTCGGAGCTGCAGGAGCATCTAACATCCTCTAGTTCTGAATCCCAGAGAAAGGAGTCCCTGGGTTTGGTCTCACGTTCTTCGGGATCTGATGATATTGAAGTTCAGCACAGCATATTGCCCCTCAGTAAAAATGAGAACCAAAGTAAACTTACGTGCTCCACGTTAAGCCTTAACACTACGAGTTCATCCCAGCTGTcctccagcctgggctctgatGGCATCCTGCAGGCCAACTGCACTACAAGTCCTGATAGATGTGAGGAACCCCTCTTATGTGACTCTGATTTAGGGGCAGCAAATGCAGAGGATTTAGACAGATCTCTGCAAGA GGTATTGTCTGAATTCAGCAAAGTACAACAAGTCTCTGAACGTACAGAAGAACCGCTCCTTCCTAATCTATTGGTGCCTGCCCCATTGCAGCCCGCActtcctcctgctgtctccaGAGCCTCTCACCTGCATTTAAATGTAACAGCGGAGAGCACTCTTTGTTCTGCACCGCTTCCTGACACAGATAACCCACAGTCCATCTGTGTGGACGATCTAGCTAAAGCCACCAAGATATCAGATCCTCCTTCACATGTTACAGGAATCCAGTTATTGTCTCAGCCAATCATAACACACAGTGGTGCAGCAGACAAAGATTCATCCGAACAGCTTTATATTGTTAACCCAGAAGATAAAGATGGAACCAGTGAGATAAATGGTCATAAGGAAAGCCAAGAGGATCTCAGCCCAGTGACAGAATTCTTTCTTTCACCAGCAACAGCTTGTCCA aaaagaagGAGCTGGATATCAGAAGATGATTTCTACAGGCCTTCTCCAGAAGGGAGCAGTAAAGGCCTAACTGATTCTTATGGGTCCTCTCTTGAGGGGGCCAGAGAAGGCCAGTCCACAGAACTGATCAGTGCACTTGATTTGGAGGGACCCTGCTTATCCTCTTCAAAGACTGGGAAGCCCAAGCCATCCCCTGACCAGGAACAAAAGGGCTTCCATGTTGTTCATCGCAGGCAGATCG GTCTTTCCAATCCGTTCCGAGGCCTCCTGAAGCTGGGCAGTCTGGAGAAGAGGGGAACAATGGGCCTCTGGAAAGAGTTCTTCTGTGAGTTATCCCCACTGGAGTTCCGCCTCTTCCTGGACCACGAAGAGCGAATTTACAGTGAGAATTACTCTCTGCTGCGATGCGAGTCGCTGGGGCTGGTTCACAGTGATGGCCGGTTTGAGCTGGTGTTTTCTGGTAAGAAACTGTGCTTACGAGCTCCTTCCCGAGATGAAGCTGAGGACTGGCTAGACAGGATACATGAGGCTCTACACAAGTGTCGGCCTCAGCAGGAGGAGGAATGGGAGACACTTGACTGTCCAGAAGACGACCTTGAAGGACACACAGCTGGAGTGTTGCTCAGTGATTCAGCTGCTTTGCTCCATTACAACAACACAGCTGGAAATGCCTATGATTGGACGTCTTCTCTTGCACCAGAATTAGATGCCATTAAAGAATCGGTTCTTTATATGGATGTAGATAAAGCTTGggctccttttattttttccttgtcGTTAGAagctttaaaatgctttaaagtaaaaaaccatgaaaaaataTTAAGCAATAGCTATGGAATAGAGACAATCCAAGACATTCTTCCCGACACAAGTCTTGGTGGGCCTGCATTTTTCAAGGTGATAACCTCTAAAGCCATCTTGAAGCTGCAAGCTGAGAGTGCTGATGCCGCCGCAGCATGGAGTGGGCTTGTTCGTAGAGTATTAACCTCATATCTTGAAACTGCAGAGGAAGCGCTGACACTTGGTGGCAATTTGGATGGGAATTCTCAGGCAATCTTGAAAAACACTGTAaaggaaaatggctttttcttACAATATCTGGTGGCCATCCCCATGGAGAAAGGACTGGACTCCCAGAGTTTCATATGTGCAG GTTGTTCCAGACAGATCGGACTCAGTTTTGTGAAACCCAAGCTTTGTGCATTCTCTGGCCTCTATTACTGTGACAGCTGCCATCAGGACGACGAGTCTGTGATTCCATCGCGCCTTATCCACAACTGGGACTTGACTAAAAGAGTG gTTTGTCGACAAGCTTTAAAATTTCTGAATCAAATCCGCAATCAACCTTTAATTAATCTGAAATTGGTGAACGAAAGCCTGTATGCTCACGTGGAGAGGATGAGTCTTATCTGTAGAAGCAGAGAACGGCTGAAACTACTTGGCGATTACCTTACAATGTGTCGCAGTGGGGCCCTGAAAGAGCTTAGCAAACG actTGATCATCGGGACTATCTATTGGAATCACCCCATAAATACAGTGTAACTGATCTGAGACAG ATAGCTGATGGCATATTTGAAGTGTACCTGCAATCTCTGATCCAGTTTGCTTCCCACCATGTCTATAACTGTGACCTCTGTACCCAGCGGGGCTTTATCTGTCAGATTTGTAACCACAGCAGCATCATTTTCCCCTTTGAGTTCGACACAACCACCCG ATGCAGAGATTGCAAAACTGTCTTCCACAAGTGCTGTCAAGACAGCATGAAATCTTGCCCCCGCTGCGAACGCCGGCAGAAATACCAGCAACAATTGCAAGCAGACATCCTCGTGGAACCAAATATGTAG